One genomic region from Campylobacter concisus encodes:
- the thiE gene encoding thiamine phosphate synthase, which translates to MIEIYAISDDVLMPENLALQYTKEILECGVKFFQFRSKKIPKYERLASEIFNLCEKFGARFIVNDDILFAAHIGAKSVHLGKDDASIKEAFEILGDDAYVGVSCYDSLELALRAKQNGASYVAFGAMFKSPTKPNAPLCKAQTISQAKEMGMNVCVIGGINSSNIASVARVNPDIIALISAIYKDGTIKKNIENLQRNLLL; encoded by the coding sequence GTGATTGAAATTTATGCGATTAGCGACGATGTGTTGATGCCTGAAAATTTAGCCTTGCAATACACTAAAGAAATTTTAGAGTGTGGGGTAAAATTTTTTCAATTTCGCTCTAAAAAAATACCCAAATATGAGAGGCTAGCTAGTGAAATTTTCAACTTATGCGAAAAATTTGGAGCCAGATTTATCGTAAATGATGATATTTTATTTGCTGCTCATATAGGGGCAAAGTCCGTGCATTTGGGAAAAGATGATGCGAGTATAAAAGAAGCGTTTGAAATTTTAGGAGATGATGCTTACGTGGGAGTTAGCTGCTATGATAGCTTGGAGCTTGCCCTTAGGGCAAAACAAAATGGTGCTAGCTATGTGGCTTTTGGAGCGATGTTTAAAAGCCCAACAAAACCAAATGCGCCACTTTGCAAGGCCCAAACCATATCACAAGCAAAAGAAATGGGAATGAATGTGTGTGTCATAGGAGGCATAAACTCTAGCAACATTGCAAGTGTCGCTAGAGTAAATCCAGACATAATCGCCTTAATATCTGCTATCTATAAAGATGGCACGATAAAGAAAAATATAGAAAATTTACAAAGAAATTTATTGCTTTAA
- a CDS encoding hydroxymethylpyrimidine/phosphomethylpyrimidine kinase produces the protein MKNILIIAGSDSVGGAGVQADIKTCEAFSCYAATAITALTAQNTNGVSNIFATNVTNLNEQIKMVDEELNIDAIKVGMLFNKELISCVGAWLEKFYKQGIKIVIDPVCVAKSGSKLLEDDAIASLKELFKFADIITPNIDEAKVLKLDSKNLPCDMILKRSMVAEICEDTLFKKNGDVIKFKEPLIKPEIMHGAGCSFASALACLLANGHTKEEAIKLAKKYILNAIKNAITTKFGKRLLNHKVGISD, from the coding sequence ATGAAAAATATATTAATCATTGCAGGAAGTGATAGTGTTGGTGGTGCTGGCGTGCAGGCTGATATTAAGACATGCGAGGCATTTTCTTGCTACGCAGCGACAGCTATCACGGCTCTTACGGCACAAAATACAAATGGCGTTAGCAATATCTTTGCAACAAATGTTACAAATCTAAATGAACAGATCAAAATGGTAGACGAAGAGCTAAACATAGATGCCATAAAGGTTGGTATGCTTTTTAATAAAGAGCTTATATCTTGCGTTGGTGCTTGGCTTGAAAAATTTTATAAGCAAGGCATTAAAATAGTAATAGATCCAGTTTGCGTAGCAAAATCAGGCTCAAAGCTTCTTGAGGATGATGCGATAGCAAGCTTAAAAGAGCTTTTTAAATTTGCAGACATTATCACGCCAAATATCGATGAAGCCAAAGTTTTGAAACTTGATAGTAAAAATTTACCTTGCGATATGATCTTAAAGCGAAGCATGGTTGCAGAAATTTGTGAAGATACTCTTTTTAAAAAAAATGGTGACGTAATTAAATTTAAAGAGCCACTAATAAAACCAGAGATCATGCACGGGGCTGGATGTAGCTTTGCAAGTGCGCTGGCTTGCTTGCTGGCAAATGGACACACAAAAGAAGAGGCCATAAAACTAGCCAAAAAATACATTTTAAATGCTATTAAAAATGCAATTACGACAAAATTTGGCAAACGTCTACTAAATCATAAAGTTGGCATAAGTGATTGA
- a CDS encoding aminotransferase class V-fold PLP-dependent enzyme, whose amino-acid sequence MVNLEHIRENIILKNGIYYFDFTASGLAYKPIEDEIAKILQTYANTHSISSSNAYKTAQTYEDSRRELKSLLGLDDSFYLFACGNGATGAIKKFQEILGIYAPPALKKRYALKPDENSPLVVLGPYEHHSNEISFRQALCEVERIRLDKNGGIDFNHLEQILRINIGREIIATFSVASNVTGVLSDYRKIYTLIKSYGGIVAFDAASFSAYGNIDCDYFDALFLSPHKLLGGVGSCGLLAIKKILANSDEPTFAGGGTVSYVSKNYAIFVKDSEQLEEAGTPPILGLIRANLAYRLRNEIGFEAIYENESELGEYLEKRLAEIPELTCYHPNNIKRLPIFAFNVTGVSPYELAKVLSKEYGIQTRAGCSCAGPYGHDLLHLKEDALFTHKPGWVRAGLHYTHTLKDADYLVDALKNSIKKYSSIWKVDDPFSVDKISGCMGDR is encoded by the coding sequence TTGGTAAATTTAGAGCACATTAGAGAAAATATAATTTTAAAAAATGGTATTTATTATTTTGATTTTACAGCTTCAGGGCTAGCTTATAAACCTATCGAAGATGAGATAGCAAAAATACTCCAAACATACGCAAATACGCACTCTATCAGCTCATCAAACGCCTATAAAACCGCTCAAACTTATGAAGATTCAAGACGTGAATTAAAAAGCTTACTAGGACTTGATGATAGTTTTTATCTTTTTGCTTGTGGCAATGGAGCTACCGGTGCGATAAAGAAATTTCAAGAAATTTTAGGAATTTATGCACCGCCAGCATTAAAAAAAAGATATGCCCTAAAGCCAGATGAAAATTCTCCGCTTGTTGTGCTTGGTCCTTATGAGCATCATTCAAATGAGATAAGCTTTAGACAGGCACTTTGTGAGGTTGAGCGTATCAGGCTTGATAAAAACGGAGGGATCGACTTTAATCATTTGGAGCAAATTTTAAGGATAAATATCGGTCGTGAGATCATCGCAACTTTTAGTGTGGCTTCAAATGTGACTGGGGTTTTGAGCGATTATAGAAAAATTTACACTCTTATAAAATCTTATGGTGGCATTGTGGCATTTGATGCGGCAAGTTTTAGCGCTTATGGAAATATTGATTGTGACTACTTTGATGCTCTTTTTTTATCTCCTCATAAATTACTTGGTGGAGTTGGAAGTTGTGGGCTTCTTGCTATAAAAAAGATACTTGCAAACTCAGATGAGCCGACATTTGCTGGTGGTGGAACGGTAAGTTATGTTAGCAAAAACTATGCTATATTTGTAAAAGATAGTGAACAGCTAGAAGAGGCTGGCACTCCGCCTATTTTAGGACTTATAAGGGCAAATTTGGCCTATAGGCTAAGAAATGAGATAGGATTTGAGGCAATATATGAAAACGAGAGCGAGCTTGGAGAGTATTTGGAAAAAAGACTAGCAGAAATTCCTGAGCTTACGTGCTATCATCCAAATAACATAAAGCGTTTGCCGATATTTGCTTTTAACGTGACTGGTGTTTCGCCTTATGAACTAGCCAAAGTTTTAAGCAAAGAATATGGCATTCAAACGCGTGCAGGATGTTCTTGCGCTGGGCCATATGGACATGATTTGCTTCATTTAAAAGAAGATGCACTATTTACCCATAAGCCAGGCTGGGTAAGGGCTGGACTCCACTATACGCATACGCTAAAGGACGCGGATTATTTAGTAGATGCATTAAAAAATAGCATTAAGAAGTATTCAAGTATTTGGAAGGTCGATGATCCTTTTAGTGTTGATAAAATTTCAGGTTGTATGGGAGATAGATGA
- a CDS encoding DUF234 domain-containing protein, whose translation MKHLDINELIKFHLVFDEFDLKHSYYDVFEAIEAEILNNFLALMPKFYFESDTNDAIKSALIKLARSDRKKFSVNKILPQSLASKVYAKLFEKNFLLLEKSREVLPKRSKNQMLKKEERGYKVEDKIHFNSHFSRFWFRFIEPNLSLLKAGKNDEILAIIKKEFDEYASLGFEILCGELMAKKFLINGIFLSSFWSRNIELDMLLNIGGKIIVGEAKYKERKVCKNVLNLLLKKCEKLNIKPDIIALFSKSGFSSELRNLKDERLRLYEISDFEELLK comes from the coding sequence ATGAAACACCTTGATATAAATGAACTTATTAAATTTCATCTTGTCTTTGATGAGTTTGATTTAAAGCACTCATATTATGATGTTTTTGAAGCGATTGAGGCTGAAATTTTAAACAACTTCTTGGCCTTGATGCCAAAATTTTACTTCGAGTCCGATACAAACGATGCTATAAAATCTGCCCTCATAAAACTCGCACGAAGCGATAGAAAAAAATTTAGTGTAAATAAAATTTTGCCTCAAAGCCTAGCTAGCAAAGTCTACGCAAAGCTTTTTGAAAAGAATTTTTTACTGCTTGAAAAAAGTAGAGAAGTACTTCCAAAAAGATCAAAAAACCAAATGCTAAAAAAAGAGGAAAGGGGCTATAAAGTTGAGGATAAAATACATTTTAATAGCCATTTTTCAAGGTTTTGGTTTAGATTCATAGAGCCAAATTTAAGCTTGCTAAAAGCCGGTAAAAATGATGAAATTTTAGCCATTATAAAAAAAGAATTTGACGAATATGCAAGCCTTGGATTTGAAATTTTATGCGGTGAACTCATGGCAAAAAAATTTCTGATTAATGGCATATTTTTAAGTAGCTTTTGGAGCAGAAATATAGAGCTTGATATGCTATTAAATATAGGTGGCAAGATCATAGTCGGCGAGGCAAAATATAAAGAGAGAAAGGTTTGTAAAAATGTGCTAAATTTACTATTAAAAAAATGCGAAAAACTAAATATCAAGCCAGATATTATTGCTCTTTTTTCAAAGAGTGGATTTAGTAGCGAGCTAAGAAATTTAAAAGATGAAAGACTAAGGCTTTATGAAATTAGCGATTTTGAGGAACTTTTAAAATGA
- a CDS encoding sensor histidine kinase — MNEHDIQAGLKSLIEQTYLIENEYKNLTSSYANLQNFIKDIVEILPNAIWVLDENDEIFLQNSEAVRLGKIFKEIPKKEGEINVDGQIYLFKTSSKDNKLIISATNITVEKRTERLASMGQVAAHLAHEIRNPVGSISLLASTLLKRADERTKPIVNQIQKATWRVERIIKATLLFTKGLNINAQIFDFSQLKKECEEAINFYDYSKDIKFSLEFPDGKYTGDLDLLAIVFQNILFNAIDAIEESDDDEGEIILSYEKIPSEHKFIIYDSGEPIKDKAIVFEPFKSSKLKGNGLGLHLCLQIIEAHKGSIEITLNPKTFCINLPIKE, encoded by the coding sequence ATGAACGAACACGATATCCAAGCTGGCTTAAAAAGCCTGATAGAGCAGACTTATCTAATAGAAAACGAATATAAAAATTTAACATCATCTTATGCAAACTTGCAAAATTTCATTAAAGATATTGTAGAAATTCTGCCAAATGCTATCTGGGTATTAGATGAAAATGATGAGATCTTTTTACAAAATTCAGAAGCAGTAAGACTTGGTAAAATTTTTAAAGAGATACCAAAAAAAGAGGGCGAGATAAATGTAGATGGACAAATTTATCTTTTTAAAACAAGCTCTAAAGACAATAAACTAATAATCTCTGCAACAAACATAACAGTAGAAAAACGCACCGAGCGTCTTGCCTCTATGGGCCAAGTGGCAGCTCACCTAGCCCACGAGATCAGAAATCCGGTAGGCTCTATCTCGCTTTTAGCATCAACACTACTTAAAAGAGCTGATGAACGCACAAAGCCTATCGTAAATCAGATACAAAAAGCTACATGGCGAGTCGAACGCATAATCAAAGCTACTCTACTTTTTACAAAGGGCCTTAACATAAATGCACAAATTTTTGACTTTTCACAGCTTAAAAAAGAGTGCGAAGAGGCTATAAATTTTTACGACTATTCAAAGGATATTAAATTTAGCCTAGAATTTCCAGATGGCAAATATACGGGCGATCTTGATCTACTAGCCATCGTCTTTCAAAATATTTTATTTAACGCCATTGATGCCATCGAAGAGAGCGATGATGATGAAGGAGAGATTATTTTAAGCTACGAAAAAATACCAAGTGAACATAAATTTATCATTTACGATAGTGGCGAGCCTATCAAAGACAAAGCCATAGTCTTTGAGCCATTTAAAAGCAGCAAGCTAAAAGGAAACGGCCTTGGACTACACCTTTGCTTGCAGATCATAGAGGCTCACAAAGGCAGTATCGAGATCACACTAAATCCAAAAACATTTTGCATAAATTTACCAATAAAGGAGTAA
- a CDS encoding cysteine hydrolase family protein — protein sequence MNIQNELEAFKKSLQTLDLREISNNGAKNVAFICIDMIEAFAGSGALASQRVAALSNGIATLFDRAWRDFGFRNFILIEDRHTSDSKEFENFLPHAILDTNEIKTVKEIENLSFFKEFKTFYKNSLSIAFNKEFEKFLEQNPQIDTFVITGDCTDMCVYQCVSYLKLRANEYNKKSRVIVPFDLTQTYDIPGHNGDFYHEMFSLHMKLALGADVVKSINF from the coding sequence ATGAACATACAAAACGAACTTGAGGCTTTTAAAAAATCTCTTCAAACGCTTGATTTGAGAGAAATTTCAAACAATGGAGCAAAAAACGTTGCATTTATCTGTATTGATATGATAGAAGCATTTGCTGGCAGTGGCGCGCTCGCTAGCCAAAGAGTGGCCGCCTTATCAAATGGGATCGCGACACTCTTTGATAGAGCGTGGAGAGATTTTGGTTTTAGAAATTTTATCCTTATAGAAGATAGACACACCAGTGATTCAAAAGAATTTGAGAACTTTTTGCCACATGCCATACTTGATACAAATGAGATAAAAACCGTAAAAGAGATAGAAAATCTAAGCTTTTTTAAAGAGTTCAAGACATTTTATAAAAACTCTTTAAGCATCGCATTTAATAAAGAATTTGAGAAATTTTTAGAGCAAAACCCACAAATTGACACTTTTGTTATTACCGGAGATTGCACTGATATGTGCGTTTATCAGTGCGTTAGTTATCTTAAACTACGAGCCAATGAATATAATAAAAAATCAAGAGTTATCGTGCCGTTTGATCTTACGCAAACGTACGATATACCAGGACATAATGGCGATTTTTACCACGAGATGTTTTCTCTTCATATGAAGCTAGCACTTGGCGCTGATGTGGTAAAGAGTATTAATTTTTAA
- a CDS encoding DUF6882 domain-containing protein produces MFLDKLGVDKSNWSELFSACVGKSTLLQKRAFKLLVEGSNWQVDFDSGKIYFDGREFDMQFIGSESFSSNTWLWGYENINGFDERLLKLANKAREFGEKFGLSAFSTPQFELDENFNGHTISMVLCTAFDEQNYYRIEYEGGAAYVAFRADVVFEEPVLANEILSVVNECISSYELDHKIFIKGLLLSCDMKFSESPNEIVSDKYELSFKFDELNRLINISSKL; encoded by the coding sequence ATGTTTTTAGATAAGCTTGGCGTAGATAAAAGTAACTGGAGCGAGCTTTTTAGCGCATGTGTCGGCAAATCGACATTACTTCAAAAACGTGCATTTAAGCTACTTGTTGAAGGTAGCAATTGGCAGGTTGATTTTGATAGTGGCAAAATTTACTTTGATGGGCGTGAGTTTGACATGCAGTTTATCGGCTCTGAAAGCTTCTCGTCAAATACGTGGCTTTGGGGTTATGAAAATATAAATGGCTTTGATGAGCGGTTGCTCAAGCTTGCAAATAAAGCACGTGAGTTTGGCGAGAAATTTGGACTTAGCGCATTTAGCACGCCACAATTTGAGCTAGATGAAAATTTTAATGGTCACACGATTAGTATGGTTCTTTGCACCGCTTTTGATGAGCAAAATTATTATAGGATAGAGTACGAGGGAGGAGCGGCGTATGTGGCTTTTAGAGCGGATGTGGTCTTTGAAGAGCCAGTGCTAGCAAATGAGATTTTGAGCGTAGTAAATGAGTGTATAAGCAGCTACGAGCTAGATCACAAAATCTTTATAAAAGGACTTTTGCTAAGCTGTGATATGAAATTTAGCGAAAGTCCTAATGAAATCGTATCGGATAAATACGAGCTTAGCTTTAAATTTGACGAGCTAAATAGGCTCATAAATATTTCAAGCAAGCTTTAA
- the dnaE gene encoding DNA polymerase III subunit alpha, translated as MSEKSNFTHLHLHTEYSLLDGANKIKELAHVLHDRGDTAAAITDHGNMFGAIDFYKAMKKEGIKPLIGIEAYVHNGEQLDDKSTKQRFHLILIAKNETGYKNLMYLSSMSYIEGFYYYPRINKKILKEHSEGLVCSSACLQGEVSWHLNLSDRNVKFGAKGYERAKEIALEYKEIFGDDFYLEIMRHGIGDQKRIDDDILRIAKETGIKVIATNDTHYTFKERADAHEVFMCIAMNKTLDDPNRLRHSVHEFFVKSKEQMSELFLDIPEVIENTQEIVDKCNLEIKLGNPTPPNFKFTLEYAKERNLTLPEPENRYSFKNDAVFFEYECRKGLEERLKFVPENLHDEYKKRLEIEIGIINKMNFPGYMMIVWDFINEAKSRGVPVGPGRGSAAGSLVAYSLKITDLDPIPYNLLFERFLNPERVSMPDIDVDFCQSRRGEIIDYVTQKYGKFNVAGVITFGKLLAKGVIRDVARVCDMPYAEADAMAKLIPDELGITLKDAYEKEPKIAELISQNPKAAKIWKFALDLEGLNRNAGQHAAGVVISNEELWNKTPLFRQPNSPEDRYVTQYSLKYLEDVDLIKFDFLGLKTLTVIDNAIKLVKQRTSKDIIWEQIDKNDSNVYKMIQSGQAIGIFQIEGEGMRKLGTSLRPDCFEDIVAMLALYRPGPMESGMLDDFVKRKHGEAEITYSFKELEPILAPTYGVIVYQEQVMQIVQAIGGFSLGGADLVRRAMGKKIKEEMDRLKGEFVKGAEAKGLNGQKADDLFELIVKFAGYGFNKSHSAAYAYVTFQTAYLKAYYPAEFMAALLTSEESNVDKIVRYIDEIKRINIDTLPPSINKSTKEFSVVKNGDHDGIIFGLGAIKGVGGAAIENIITEREANGEFKSMDDFVSRIDPFKVNKKVFESLIKAGCFDEFGFSRKMLMQNVENIIEACKSAAQIRKNAVESLFGEDESMNDVNINFVAINDEFDIKQILKFEQESVGIYLSGHPLDDYKDEINKIKYTLSSEFESLPQSAEILVVGKIEDFSTRITKSGKKMGTINVLDFHGNIEIAVFERELGNIEDIVKDEAKRDLPYAFRINITKDDQFVRTNLNEVYSLEDAQNLDFKTRKLKQNSKFSKNEEASTPQIAREYAELEVLLCLSELSKDKITNLYNLGYNEHIKSGTNNDKRLVIKIKNENTAQIFVYKTKFVVNDSFKEKALQAIAC; from the coding sequence ATGAGTGAAAAATCTAACTTTACGCACCTACATTTACACACCGAATACTCCCTTCTTGACGGAGCGAACAAGATAAAAGAGCTAGCTCATGTGCTTCATGATAGAGGCGACACAGCAGCGGCGATCACAGATCACGGTAATATGTTTGGAGCGATAGATTTTTACAAGGCGATGAAAAAAGAGGGAATAAAACCGCTAATTGGCATCGAAGCTTACGTTCATAATGGCGAGCAGCTTGATGACAAGAGTACTAAGCAGCGCTTTCACCTTATACTAATCGCCAAAAATGAGACTGGCTATAAAAATTTAATGTATCTTAGCTCCATGAGCTACATCGAGGGCTTTTACTACTATCCTCGTATAAATAAAAAAATTTTAAAAGAGCACAGCGAGGGCTTGGTTTGTAGCTCTGCTTGCTTGCAGGGCGAGGTAAGTTGGCATCTAAATTTAAGCGATCGTAACGTCAAATTTGGCGCTAAAGGCTACGAGAGAGCAAAAGAGATCGCGCTTGAGTATAAAGAAATTTTTGGAGATGACTTTTATCTTGAGATCATGCGTCACGGCATCGGCGATCAAAAACGCATTGATGATGATATTTTACGCATCGCCAAAGAGACTGGCATAAAGGTTATTGCCACAAACGATACTCACTACACTTTTAAAGAGCGAGCTGACGCGCATGAGGTTTTTATGTGTATCGCGATGAACAAAACTTTAGATGATCCAAACCGACTTCGCCACAGCGTCCATGAGTTTTTTGTAAAAAGCAAAGAGCAGATGAGTGAGCTATTTTTAGATATCCCTGAAGTGATAGAAAACACCCAAGAGATCGTGGATAAGTGCAATCTTGAGATCAAGCTTGGCAACCCAACTCCGCCAAATTTTAAATTTACGCTTGAGTATGCTAAAGAGAGAAATTTAACACTTCCAGAGCCAGAAAATAGATATAGCTTTAAAAACGATGCTGTTTTTTTTGAGTATGAATGTAGAAAAGGTCTTGAAGAGAGGCTAAAATTTGTCCCTGAAAATTTACATGACGAATACAAAAAGCGTCTTGAGATAGAGATTGGCATCATAAATAAAATGAATTTCCCAGGCTACATGATGATCGTTTGGGATTTCATAAATGAGGCTAAAAGTAGAGGTGTGCCAGTTGGTCCAGGACGTGGTTCTGCGGCTGGTAGCTTGGTCGCTTATTCACTAAAGATCACTGACCTTGATCCAATTCCATACAACCTACTTTTTGAGAGGTTTCTAAACCCAGAGCGTGTTAGCATGCCAGATATTGACGTGGATTTTTGTCAAAGTAGACGCGGCGAGATAATTGACTATGTTACGCAAAAATATGGAAAATTTAACGTTGCTGGCGTTATTACCTTTGGTAAATTGCTCGCAAAAGGTGTCATTAGAGACGTTGCTAGGGTTTGTGATATGCCTTACGCCGAAGCTGATGCGATGGCAAAGTTAATACCTGATGAACTAGGCATTACGCTAAAAGATGCTTATGAAAAAGAGCCAAAGATAGCTGAACTAATAAGTCAAAATCCAAAGGCAGCTAAAATTTGGAAATTTGCACTTGATCTTGAGGGGCTAAATAGAAACGCCGGCCAGCACGCAGCAGGTGTTGTTATCTCAAATGAGGAGCTTTGGAATAAAACTCCGCTATTTCGTCAGCCAAACAGCCCAGAAGATCGATATGTTACGCAGTATAGCCTTAAATATCTTGAGGATGTGGATTTAATAAAATTTGACTTTCTTGGACTAAAAACACTAACGGTTATCGATAATGCCATAAAGCTAGTAAAACAACGAACTAGCAAGGATATCATTTGGGAGCAGATCGATAAAAACGATTCTAATGTTTATAAAATGATACAAAGCGGCCAAGCGATAGGAATTTTCCAAATCGAGGGCGAGGGCATGAGAAAGCTAGGAACTAGCTTGCGTCCAGACTGCTTCGAGGATATCGTCGCGATGCTAGCGCTCTACCGCCCAGGACCGATGGAGAGTGGTATGCTCGATGACTTCGTCAAAAGAAAACATGGCGAGGCAGAGATAACCTACTCATTTAAAGAGCTTGAGCCGATCCTTGCACCAACATACGGCGTCATCGTCTATCAAGAGCAAGTTATGCAAATCGTTCAAGCCATAGGCGGCTTTAGCCTTGGCGGGGCGGACCTTGTACGCCGTGCGATGGGTAAAAAGATCAAAGAAGAGATGGATAGGCTAAAGGGCGAGTTTGTAAAAGGTGCTGAGGCAAAAGGGCTAAATGGACAAAAAGCAGACGATCTTTTCGAGCTAATTGTAAAATTTGCGGGATATGGCTTTAATAAATCTCACTCCGCAGCTTACGCTTATGTTACCTTTCAAACTGCTTATCTTAAGGCTTACTATCCGGCTGAATTTATGGCCGCACTTCTTACAAGCGAAGAGAGCAATGTCGATAAGATCGTTCGCTATATCGATGAGATAAAACGCATAAATATAGACACTTTGCCACCATCTATCAATAAATCAACTAAAGAATTTAGCGTCGTTAAAAATGGCGATCATGACGGCATTATCTTTGGACTTGGTGCGATTAAAGGCGTTGGCGGAGCGGCTATTGAAAACATTATCACTGAGCGTGAAGCAAATGGCGAATTTAAGAGTATGGATGACTTTGTCTCAAGGATCGATCCATTTAAGGTCAATAAAAAGGTCTTTGAAAGCCTCATAAAAGCTGGTTGCTTTGATGAGTTTGGCTTTAGTCGCAAGATGCTTATGCAAAATGTAGAAAATATCATAGAAGCTTGCAAAAGTGCTGCTCAGATTCGTAAAAATGCAGTTGAGAGCTTGTTTGGCGAAGATGAGAGCATGAACGATGTGAATATAAATTTTGTCGCGATAAATGACGAATTTGACATCAAACAAATTTTAAAATTTGAGCAAGAGAGCGTTGGTATCTACCTCTCAGGCCACCCGCTTGATGATTATAAAGACGAGATCAACAAGATAAAATACACTCTAAGTTCAGAATTTGAGAGCTTGCCGCAAAGCGCTGAAATTTTAGTCGTTGGTAAGATCGAGGACTTTAGCACAAGGATAACCAAAAGTGGCAAGAAAATGGGCACTATAAATGTGCTTGATTTTCACGGAAATATCGAGATCGCAGTCTTTGAAAGAGAGCTTGGCAACATCGAAGATATAGTAAAAGATGAAGCAAAACGCGACCTCCCTTATGCTTTTAGGATAAATATCACAAAAGATGATCAATTTGTAAGGACAAATTTAAACGAGGTTTATAGCCTAGAAGATGCACAAAATTTAGACTTTAAGACAAGAAAGCTAAAACAAAACTCTAAATTTTCTAAAAATGAAGAAGCTAGCACGCCTCAAATAGCAAGAGAATATGCCGAACTAGAGGTACTTTTATGCCTTAGTGAGCTTAGCAAAGATAAGATTACCAACCTTTATAATCTTGGTTATAACGAACATATAAAAAGTGGCACAAACAACGATAAACGTCTTGTTATTAAGATAAAAAATGAAAATACGGCTCAAATTTTTGTCTATAAGACAAAATTTGTTGTAAATGACAGCTTTAAAGAAAAAGCACTTCAAGCGATAGCTTGCTAG